From the genome of Vanessa tameamea isolate UH-Manoa-2023 chromosome 16, ilVanTame1 primary haplotype, whole genome shotgun sequence, one region includes:
- the LOC113402970 gene encoding U6 snRNA phosphodiesterase 1-like isoform X2 → MSALAYICDYGSEEETSDSEKKDSENLKKLKLPTPNLSGVSVVLSEEHIDNPSLHSGHTRSFPHIRGNWATFIYVEYPNKGNLFHIIEKLEALVKSVDESCMVCQDVHISLSKTFVLRYHMIKSFTSTLQNVLNNNNSFILNFDSVEVYCNEENTRTFIALGVDALSHAYLNNILKQIDTLLDDFKLPTFYENPSFHMSILSVNGNKKDLLLKILNNFYDIFIQQKYILKPENINKVNCKSGNKIYQYCLK, encoded by the exons ATGTCTGCATTGGCTTACATTTGTGATTACGGAAGCGAAGAAGAGACGTCAGATAGTGAAAAAAAAGATTCtgagaatttaaaaaa GTTAAAATTACCAACCCCGAATCTAAGTGGAGTCTCTGTTGTGTTGTCAGAAGAACATATTGATAACCCCTCACTTCACAGTGGGCATACTCGTTCTTTTCCCCACATAAGAGGAAATTGGGCCACATTTATATATGTTGAAt ATCCGAATAAGGGAAATCTATTTCACATAATAGAAAAATTAGAGGCTTTAGTAAAATCTGTTGATGAATCATGTATGGTATGTCAGGATGTACACATAAGCCTATctaaaacatttgttttgagATATCACATGATAAAGTCCTTTACATCAACATTACAGAATGTGCTAAATAACAACAACAG TTTTATATTGAACTTTGATTCTGTTGAAGTATATTGTAATGAAGAAAATACTCGTACATTTATTGCCCTTGGAGTAGATGCTTTAAGTCAtgcctatttgaataatatactcAAACAAATAGACACTCTTTTAGATGATTTCAAACTACCAACATTTTATGAG AATCCATCATTTCATATGAGCATTCTAAGTgtgaatggaaataaaaaagatttactgttgaaaattttaaacaacttctatgatatttttatacaacaaaaatatatactaaaacccGAAAACATCAATAAGGTAAATTGCAAAagtggaaataaaatttatcagtaCTGTTTAAAGTAA